One region of Candidatus Methylarchaceae archaeon HK02M2 genomic DNA includes:
- a CDS encoding 2-oxoacid:acceptor oxidoreductase family protein yields MVEINFRVGGEAGQGIQTVGYILAKTFVRGNLYVYTSQDYESRIRGGHNFFHIRVSDNPVYGTSEKVDLLIALNKETLDIHTKALTENGVVIFDGEKTKIEKEDRSQFAVPFQRLAEETANNKIFSNTVAIGVALSLVKYDFEILGEVLKEIFKAKSKQVAENNIKAAEVGYRYAKENFKGKLPLELEPIEGHKRMLIGGNEALALGALAAGCKFMCGYPMTPSTGILQYMLNKSEKFKIVVEQAEDEIAALNMALGASFTGVRAMTATSGGGFSLMVEALS; encoded by the coding sequence ATGGTTGAAATTAACTTTCGAGTGGGCGGTGAAGCGGGTCAAGGGATCCAGACTGTTGGATACATCTTGGCAAAGACATTTGTAAGAGGGAACCTATATGTGTATACTTCTCAGGACTACGAGTCTAGAATAAGAGGGGGGCACAACTTTTTCCATATCAGGGTCTCCGATAATCCTGTCTACGGAACTTCAGAAAAGGTAGATTTACTGATCGCACTCAACAAAGAAACTCTTGACATTCATACAAAAGCTCTGACTGAAAATGGAGTAGTAATATTCGACGGAGAAAAGACCAAGATCGAAAAGGAAGATCGTTCTCAATTCGCTGTTCCCTTTCAACGCTTGGCTGAAGAGACTGCCAATAACAAGATATTTAGCAATACTGTGGCGATCGGAGTAGCCCTCAGCCTTGTCAAATATGACTTCGAAATATTAGGTGAAGTCTTGAAAGAAATCTTTAAGGCAAAGAGTAAACAAGTAGCTGAGAATAACATCAAAGCAGCCGAGGTAGGATACAGATACGCCAAGGAGAATTTTAAAGGAAAGCTGCCATTAGAATTAGAACCTATTGAAGGCCACAAGAGAATGCTGATAGGTGGAAACGAAGCCCTTGCACTAGGTGCTCTAGCAGCAGGGTGCAAATTCATGTGCGGCTATCCCATGACACCTTCAACTGGAATACTACAATACATGCTGAATAAGTCAGAAAAATTCAAAATTGTAGTAGAGCAAGCGGAAGATGAAATTGCGGCGCTAAACATGGCTTTAGGCGCTTCATTCACAGGCGTAAGAGCCATGACTGCGACATCAGGTGGCGGTTTTTCACTTATGGTTGAAGCATTAAGTC